A genomic region of Bernardetia sp. ABR2-2B contains the following coding sequences:
- the mnmG gene encoding tRNA uridine-5-carboxymethylaminomethyl(34) synthesis enzyme MnmG: MYDVIIVGAGHAGCEAAHTAATLGSKVLLVTMNMQTIAQMSCNPAMGGVAKGQIVREIDALGGMSGIITDKTMIQFRMLNRSKGAAMWSPRCQSDRMRFAEEWRTALEENKNIDLWQEMVEGLVVRDGRVCGVRTQLGIEFEGKTVILTNGTFLNGLIHIGEKQFGGGRAGERAATGITGQLVELGFESGRMKTGTPPRVDGRTINYEAIEEQKGDENPSKFSFSDETQSLQKQRSCYITYTNPKVHEILQTGFEKSPMFAGRIQGLGPRYCPSIEDKIVRFAERERHQIFVEPEGWDTVEVYVNGFSTSLPYEVQQKALNQIVGFEKAKMFRPGYAIEYDFFQPTQLKETLETKRIENLYFAGQINGTTGYEEAACQGLMAGINAHQKAHEKEAFTLSRSDAYIGVLIDDLIHKGTDEPYRMFTSRAEYRILLRQDNADVRLTQKGFDLGLASETRLQKMKQKEEEVKEVIKTLSKRSLELENANPVLKELGTSELKQKVKSIDVLKRPQVQLTDLGKMDSEIATLLEKYTDTDSTNRNKEEILEQAEIQVKYSEYVEKEQKLVEKMHRLEGLHLFDGLDYHSMPSLSMEARKKLTQIQPRTLGQASRISGISPSDISVLMVYLNR, translated from the coding sequence ATGTATGATGTAATAATAGTGGGTGCAGGACACGCAGGTTGTGAAGCAGCCCACACAGCAGCCACATTAGGCTCAAAAGTTTTGTTAGTAACAATGAATATGCAAACGATTGCTCAAATGAGTTGTAACCCTGCTATGGGAGGTGTTGCAAAGGGGCAAATCGTCAGAGAAATAGATGCGCTAGGAGGAATGTCTGGAATTATTACAGACAAAACAATGATACAATTCAGAATGCTCAACCGTTCGAAAGGTGCTGCCATGTGGAGTCCACGTTGTCAGAGCGATAGAATGCGTTTTGCAGAAGAATGGCGTACAGCTTTAGAAGAAAATAAAAATATTGACCTTTGGCAAGAAATGGTCGAAGGTTTGGTTGTGCGTGATGGTCGTGTATGTGGAGTAAGAACACAATTAGGAATTGAGTTTGAAGGAAAAACAGTAATTTTGACAAACGGAACGTTCCTCAACGGACTTATTCATATTGGAGAAAAACAATTTGGAGGAGGACGTGCAGGAGAAAGAGCAGCTACTGGAATCACTGGGCAACTTGTAGAACTTGGTTTTGAATCAGGTAGAATGAAAACAGGAACGCCTCCACGAGTAGATGGTAGAACTATTAATTATGAAGCCATCGAAGAGCAAAAAGGAGATGAGAATCCGTCAAAATTTTCATTTTCAGACGAAACACAATCTTTGCAAAAACAACGTAGTTGTTATATCACTTATACAAATCCAAAAGTACACGAGATTCTACAAACAGGTTTTGAAAAATCGCCTATGTTTGCAGGACGTATTCAAGGATTGGGTCCGAGATATTGTCCTTCCATTGAGGATAAAATTGTTCGTTTTGCAGAGCGTGAACGTCATCAAATTTTTGTAGAACCAGAAGGTTGGGATACCGTAGAAGTGTATGTAAATGGTTTTTCGACTTCGCTTCCGTACGAAGTACAGCAAAAAGCACTAAATCAAATTGTAGGTTTTGAGAAAGCAAAGATGTTCCGTCCAGGGTATGCGATTGAATATGACTTTTTCCAACCGACACAATTAAAGGAGACATTAGAAACAAAGCGCATTGAAAATCTGTATTTTGCAGGTCAAATCAATGGCACAACAGGTTATGAAGAAGCTGCTTGTCAAGGACTTATGGCGGGAATAAACGCCCACCAAAAAGCACACGAAAAAGAAGCCTTTACGCTTTCTCGTTCTGATGCCTATATCGGTGTTTTGATTGATGATTTGATTCATAAAGGCACAGATGAACCTTACAGAATGTTTACCTCAAGAGCCGAATATCGTATTTTGCTCCGTCAAGATAATGCTGATGTTCGTCTTACGCAGAAAGGTTTTGATTTGGGATTAGCTTCTGAAACTCGTCTTCAAAAAATGAAACAAAAAGAAGAAGAGGTAAAAGAAGTAATTAAAACTTTATCTAAAAGAAGTCTTGAGTTAGAGAATGCAAACCCTGTTTTGAAAGAACTAGGAACTTCTGAATTGAAGCAAAAAGTAAAATCTATTGATGTTTTGAAGCGTCCACAGGTTCAGCTTACTGATTTAGGCAAGATGGATAGTGAAATCGCTACTCTGTTGGAAAAATATACAGATACTGATTCAACAAACAGAAACAAAGAGGAAATTTTGGAACAAGCTGAAATTCAAGTAAAATATTCTGAATATGTGGAGAAAGAACAAAAGCTAGTTGAGAAAATGCACCGTTTGGAAGGTTTGCATTTGTTTGATGGTCTTGATTATCATTCTATGCCTTCGCTTTCGATGGAAGCTCGTAAAAAACTAACTCAAATTCAGCCTCGTACATTAGGACAAGCATCACGAATTAGTGGAATTAGTCCTTCTGATATTTCGGTGTTGATGGTTTATTTGAATAGATAA
- a CDS encoding CvpA family protein, whose translation MLNLLLEIGVAEKSFWDYSFKIGDVILLLLLGFGAYQGYIKGIIVELLSLFLLIFIIYWVMTGTYLGFSSIGERDVIGKFSKTTTPFLTFLIITILLALLMEFLGNLGRKFLRFTLFGSADSFIGSIFSLVKYCFVIGLIMVLCIDIGLFQENEIREKSLLMPLVMDVFSYIVIVLDGIGVEINDLLKGISDLLRRY comes from the coding sequence ATGTTAAATCTTCTCTTAGAAATCGGTGTTGCAGAAAAATCATTTTGGGATTATTCCTTCAAAATAGGAGATGTTATTCTGCTCCTGTTACTCGGTTTTGGAGCATATCAAGGCTATATAAAAGGAATTATTGTAGAACTTTTGTCTTTATTTCTACTTATTTTTATTATCTATTGGGTAATGACAGGAACGTACTTAGGTTTTAGTTCTATTGGCGAAAGAGATGTAATAGGAAAGTTTTCCAAAACAACAACCCCATTCCTAACTTTTCTCATTATTACAATTCTGTTGGCTCTCTTGATGGAATTTCTAGGGAATTTGGGTAGGAAGTTTTTACGTTTTACACTTTTTGGCTCGGCAGATTCATTTATTGGTTCTATTTTTAGTCTTGTAAAATACTGCTTTGTAATTGGACTTATAATGGTTCTTTGTATTGATATAGGTCTTTTTCAAGAAAATGAAATTAGAGAAAAATCATTACTTATGCCTTTAGTAATGGATGTTTTTTCTTATATTGTTATTGTCTTGGACGGAATAGGCGTAGAAATAAATGACCTTTTGAAAGGAATTAGTGATTTGCTTAGAAGATATTAG
- a CDS encoding histidine phosphatase family protein, producing MKTSTPDKTIYIIRHGQTEYNRLGLVQGCGIDSDLNDIGRQQAELFFQKYGEIEFDKVYTSMLKRTHQSVKNFLDLDIEWEKLVGLNEVSWGDKEGREVTKEENDAYFEMIEGWRNGELDLKCINGESPLEVAERQREALEVILSRPQEKQILVCMHGRAMRILLCQLMRQPLSNMDDFDHSNLGLYILHYHYDTHSFELQVANDKNHLEEMNVSK from the coding sequence ATGAAAACCTCTACTCCAGACAAAACTATTTATATCATTAGGCATGGACAAACCGAATACAATCGATTAGGATTAGTTCAGGGTTGTGGCATTGATTCTGACTTGAATGATATAGGAAGACAACAAGCAGAACTATTTTTTCAAAAATATGGAGAAATAGAATTTGATAAAGTATATACATCAATGCTTAAAAGAACACATCAAAGTGTCAAAAACTTCTTAGATTTAGATATAGAATGGGAAAAACTTGTCGGACTCAATGAAGTTAGTTGGGGAGATAAAGAAGGAAGAGAAGTTACAAAAGAAGAAAATGATGCTTATTTCGAAATGATAGAAGGTTGGCGTAATGGAGAGCTTGATTTGAAATGTATAAACGGAGAAAGTCCTCTTGAAGTAGCCGAAAGACAAAGAGAAGCCTTAGAAGTAATTCTTTCTCGTCCACAGGAAAAACAAATTTTGGTATGTATGCATGGAAGAGCAATGCGTATTTTGCTATGTCAGTTGATGCGACAACCTCTTTCTAACATGGACGATTTCGATCATTCAAATCTAGGTTTGTATATTTTGCATTATCATTATGACACACATAGTTTTGAATTGCAGGTAGCTAACGACAAAAATCATTTGGAAGAAATGAACGTTTCAAAATAA